In Mustela lutreola isolate mMusLut2 chromosome 16, mMusLut2.pri, whole genome shotgun sequence, the genomic window ATCGACAAGACACCTGCTGGAACCAGTGAAACGAAATGACTGTTTTCCACAAACCTAGACCACATTCTctggtgaaaataaaaatgtactggCATCATGCCCCCATAAGCACTAGCCCCATAAATGCCTAGTGCTGGGGATTATATTGACAGATCCCAGTCCTGGAAACCTTCCTCCTGGGTCGGCTTTGGAAGGGAATGGTCTGACTCGCGCACAGTGAGCTTCTGTGCATGGGGAGCCAAGGAGAGGGCAGGGACTTTGGTCTCTCTCGAGTGACCTGGAAGCCGGTCACTTCCTAGAAGGGAGGGCCCTCCAGATTCGCTGCCTCTGCTGTCCCGTATTGACTCCCAAGGTGCCACCGGGTGGATCCAAACCTGCCTTGAGAACCCCAGGACTGACTGCCGTGTGCCTGTCCACAGAGCGTGCCTGCGTACACCCTGACGGTCCAGGCTGCCGACCTCCAAGGTGAGGGCCTACACTCCACAACAACAGCCGTGATCACAGTCACCCAGAGCAACCCCAGCCCTCCCATCTTCAGCCCCACTCAGGTGAGTTCTGGCAGAGCCAGCGGATACCTCGTGACCTGTGTGTCACTGTGTGAGCAGCAGTGTCAGGATTCAGACCGTAGCCTGGCGGCAGCTTAGAACCCTCCCCATCTTCGGGTCACACTCTCCTGGGCCAAGGGCAGCCCGCTCGGCCGGCAGCGACCTGGAAGGCGGAGTCCATGACGCAGGCGGCATGGGACTGCCCTGCAGCCGGGGAAGGGGCCCTGTCTCTGGCTGGGAGCCCCCTGGATCTCATGGGGTAAGAATGCAGAGCCCCTAGGCCCAGAGGGCAGGAATCGACTCAAGGATTCTTCAGGAAAAGGGGGTACAGCACGTTTAGATGAGTCAAGGATAGAGGGGATTTGTCTTAAAGAAACAGgaggggtgggcgcctgggtggctcagtggattaaggcctctgccttcggctcaagtcatgatctcagggtcctcagatcgagccccgcatggggctctctgctcagcggggagcctgcttcctcctctctctgcctgcctctctgcctacttgtgatctctgtcaaataaataaataaaatcttaaaaaaaagaaagaaagaaagaaacaggagggTTTGGGGGTGCAGCTGAGCCATacgaggggtgggaagcagggtcTGGAAACTGTTAGGAGTCAGGCCACCTTGTCTCTCtgtcccactttctgcctgtcctCAGTTCTCCCTCTGCAGCCAGACTCGGTCTCCCTGGGCTTATCTGCACACTCACCTTCCTCCACGGGACATTTCCTTATCAGCCACCTGTAGCCCTGTCCTGTGCCAGGTGGAGTCATGTGGCTGCCTCCCCTGTAGCTGAAACGAGAAGCGGCTGTAGGAATTCTGCCATCACCTGAACAGTCGTGACCAGTGAAGCCGGCCTTGCTCCCGAGGGACTGGGGTCAGAGGCTCGCTGGAGCCTGGCAGCTGTCTCAGTGGGCGCTCCCCTGGCAGTCACACAGGCCAGACGTAACTGTAGAGACACTTGCTCCTTCTGGAGACAGAGTCGGAAGGAACctgacagggagaggcaggggacaGGCGGGAGGAGCCGCTCTAGGCTCCACTTCCTGCTAGGCCCCACGACTGTGGCTGCCCCTGGGAACAGAGTCCGGGGTGGCTGCCGTTGGCCCCGGGCACCCATGCCCCTCAGCTGATGCCCACCTGGGACCCGAGCTGCCGGAGCCTGGGCATTGTAGAGTCAGCTTTCCGGCCCCTTGACTCCAGGGTGAAGACAGACACCCAGCTGTCAGAGCCCCGTTGCCTACGTctggagcccgacgcggggcctTTGCTGGCACTTGGCTCTAGCCAACAGATGCCGCCTGAAGAGGGGTTCCTCCACTGTGGCCCCTCCTGCTGGAGAACCGTGGACTCAGCAAGGCCGGCCCAGGCTGTGGGTTTCCCGAGTCCCCACACGGGACACCAGGGACGAGGGCATCTATCTTTCCCTTGCAGTACGTGGGCGAGGTGTTTGAGAACAAGGTGGGCGCCGGGATAGTGAGGCTAAAAGTGAAGGACGCAGACACCCCAGGCTCCCCCGCATGGAAGGTGGTGTTCTCCATCCTGAATGACAGAGCCGGCCTCTTCACTGTCACCACGGACCCCAAGACCAATGATGGCCTTTTGAAAACAGCCAAGGTGGGTGTGAGTTCCAAGGAGGGGGTTGCCGTGACCCCGTAGTTCTGGGACAGGCCTGGAGCACACACTACGCTCTTCACCCCGGAGAGCAGCTGcccagggagggcttcctgctgCGCCAGGGGTCCTCTGTGGTCTTGCTGGTCCTTGTGTCCCCCTGGCTGCACCATCGCCCCGGACCAACCTCAGAAAGTGCTGCCTAAGTGACTATTTTCTCCCAGAAAAATACCAACCGGGGATGATTCCATAGAGCTTACCTGGGACATGTGTCTTCACTTGGGTTCCCCCCAAAGTGGGAGGGACCCTGGGGGTGCTGAGGAGGCACGGATGAGACGGGAAATGGGGAGAGAACAGGGGTCTCACAAGCAAAGGGCTCAGGCCCCCGGCTCCTTCTGAGCAATGCCCTGGCATCGTCTCATCTGAGACGCACGTCTGCCTTCGCTGGGCCTGGAAGCTGCTGGCTGACTCCTGGAGGCAGGAAGCCAGGTCCCTTCAGAGTGGGTGGGGGGCCTGGAACCATCTGCAGACCTAAGATGAacgatcagagagagagaaacgagAAGGCGGCTGGCAGGGAGGAAGTCATGGGGGAAGGGGAACCTTGAGGACCTTAGGAACCTCTGCTGGGCTGAGGGGTTTTtcccaggaggctgggggtggggagcatagGCACTTGGCTGCTATTTGTTCCAAATGGGCTTTTTTGGCCCCAGAATCCTGGGACACTTAGAATAAACACGGAAAAGGCCAAAGGCAGCATTTAGACTGGCCTGGGGGACAGAAAGACTAAAATTCAAGAATTCCACCATGGGCACATCCCAGGACATTTACATACCCATCTGCAACTTACCTGGTGCCGGGGAGTGAGAGCACCCCTGGGAGTCACCACATGCCTGGCTGGGGCCAGGGCCTCCATCAGATGGGCCCAGTTCCAGCTGACCCCTGGCCCAGCCATCTGGGGATGCTCTCGGAGAATTCTGCTCAGGGCCCACTAGCCCCTCGCAAGTCTGAGGATAAAAAACAGCAACCACAAGGTCTCAGTAAGTGCTGCAGGCCATTTATGTCCTCACGCTCAATTTTTACACCAGCTCCAGCAGGGAAGTTGCTGCAATCACAGACGTTTGATGGCCggtaaactgaggcatggagaagcAAGGTCACCTGCTTGGGCTGCGCTGccaatggcagagctgagatctCAACCAGAGTCTGCCTCGCCATGGCTCTGCTAAGTGTGAAGTCCCTGTGAGCCGGCTCAGCGTGGAGGGCTCTTGACCACGGCCACTCCTGTCCTAGGCGGTGACCTGCCCTCGGGACAGGCCAGGGGCACAGGCCAGGGCCTGTGCTCTCTTGCAGGCCAGCCAAGTCCCCAGAACCTGACccccctctgctgtgttcctcaGGGCTTGGATTTTGAGGCCACGCAGCGATACATCCTCTATGTGACAGCGGCAAACACCGTGCCCTGGGCACCATCTCTCCCCACAGCCACAGCAACTGTCACTGTGGACGTGCTGGACATGAACGAGGCCCCTGTCTTTGTGCCCCCGATAAAGATGGTGGAAGTGCCCAAGGATGTGGTTGTGGGCCAGGAAATCACATCATACAGGGCCCGGGACCCAGATAGCCTCCAGGGTCAGAGAATCAGGTAGGACGAGGGGTGCAACATGGCCTGCTGCCCTCGCTCAGGGCTGCTCAAGGCACCAGGGCTGAAATCCAGCCACATCTCTGGAGAATGAGCCAGAGGAAGACTTAAATTTCTCAGCACCTGATCAGAAGGGTGGTTGAGGGACACATGGCCCCAGCCCTCTAGGAATGGGGGTTTATGCATTTCAGGTACCAGATGTGGGACAGCCCAAGCCATTGGCTGGACATCAACTCAGAAACAGGTGTCATTTCCACTCGAGCCAGTCTGCACAACGATGACATGGAGAACCACACATTTTTGGCCATTGTCATAGCTGTGGACGATGGTAAGGGCCTGAAGGTTTCCCTCCACCACAACAACACTCTGATCCGTGCTAAGCTCCACGTTGGGGCTAAGCTGTGTGTACGTCGTGTCAACTCATGTCCACCAGAAACTCAGGAGGACCCACCATATTGtctcacctgtttcacccatgaAAACACAGACTTGAGGACATGAAATGATCCAACCAGCATCTCAGGGGGCGAGAAAGGATTTGAGCAAGGCTGTCTGCGCCTCAGAGCGAAATCACTCCAGGGGTCCAGCCTGGTCGCTCCATCACAGTGAAGGGCACCGGGGGCCACAGCACCATCAGCACGGGAAGGAGAGGAGCAAGTCTGCCCCCAGACACCCTAGAGGACAAAGTACACACATGTGGTGCTCACATGCTCGCCCCTCGGACAGATGTCCATTTCCATGCCCACAGACGATGCTCCCATTCACACAGAGCACACAggctcacacatacacacacactcagtcaTACACACTCACACGCATTGTCACACTCACATACGCACTCTCAGAACACCGTGCTCAGATGACCTTACCTGGGACCACCAGCTCCTGGCAGACGGTGCCAGACCCAGAGGACCTGAGGACCCGGGGAGGACTTGGGGTTCGGTGGAGAAGCTGTGTTTGTGGTTAGATTAGAGGTAAATGTAAGATAAGTGGACTCTCTCCCGGGCGGCTCAGTGAGCCAGTGAGAGGCCCATGGGGAGGGACACCAGAGGGACACTGACCTCATGAGACAGCATCTAAGCTGGAGGAAACACGGCAGCTCGCGCATCTGTGGTGTCTGACCTCTTCCGTCTCGCTCCGTCCATAGGGCAACCTCCTGCCACGGGCACCGGGACGCTTCTCCTCACTTTCTCGGACCCAGACAGCCCAACAGCAGACTCGCACTGCCTGTCCACCTGCCAAAGAGGACCAGAGCTCCCAGCTGTGAGTACAGGGCACCAAGACCTTCCACTGAAACATGGGGCACTGACTCGATGTGTTAACACTCACACTGcaaatgtttttatcatttttaaatgttttcatattttactgtAACTTCGTTTTGACTCCAAAGATGGGCTATTTAAATACTTCTTGTGATAACCTTCTGGTAGGTAAGGGTCTTGAAGAAGCTCCTCTTTATTCTAATTTGCCTATAGCTGCCAAAAGAAACCTTGTCATCTCATTAGAGAAGTGTCCAGAGTCTGCAAGGTCCTGGCGATCTTCCTGGTCCTCAGAGAGGGCTGACGGTCGCAAGTCTCCTGTGAAAGGGGCAGGGACCCGAAACACTGCCCTTCTGTCTGCGTGGGTACAGGATTGGGAGGTAGGCCCAAGAGAGGCCCTGGAAGAAACTGTGACaattccctctcccaccctctctcccaACCGCTGAGTTCTCTCCTGGGCAAGAGACTGTCATGTCTCTAGAAAGGGAGTTACAGGGGCAAGAACTAAGCCTGTCCACAAGTGCTCATCCCAGAGGTGGCCACTAGTGTAGTCTTCTGTGCATCATTCTAGAAAATACCCTAACACAGAGCTTCCCTGTGCcccctctataaaatggggataataccagTGATGTCATGAAGCCGTCGTGAGGAATAAGGGAGCAAATCTTTGTAATGTAGTAGAAGCTGCGCACACACAGGGACACACTGCGGACACCCAGGCCGCCACATTCGTCTCCGCCTCCTCACCACCCCAGGACACTGTTCGCTTTACACACAGATGGGCCTCAGTCTTTTTCATGGACTGCAGGACATGCTGGTCCTTGACAAGGGCTCATTGACTTAATTGTCCCCAGGGCAGACAGTCTGGTTTTCTGGTCTCCTGTACCCGTGGGTGTTTGCAAACACAGGGGTGAGCGTCTGTTCCCGGTTCTCTCCTATAAAGGTAATCCCACCCACACACATCACATGCCTGTAAATCTCAAATAGGTGTTTCTTAATCACCTCCAGAGTAGGCGAGGCCTGCACACTTCCACCTTTGCTGCGAGGGTCCCCTTCCCTGCCTTGGAGGGGTCTGTGGCGTGACCTCCACGTGGTCCCTGCTCACTACCCAGGAGTCAGAAAATGCACTTGGACAGGAAGAAAACAGCTCCCAACCCCGGAGCAGCATAACCGGCCGACCAAGACCTTCCCAGATATTAGGCGGAACAGCTGCCCTTCACCACTTACCTTACCTAAAAGGTCCCACGTGTACTCTGGGTGCTCGGCAGCCCCTGTCCTCCCGACGCCGTCGTCCAGGCCCGAACCCGGCGGCGCGCAGAGCCTCCCTGGGCTGGGGGCGAGCGCGGACCCGCATCTCAGCAGGGGAGGAGAGGTCACCGAGGCACCACGGCCTGGTCTCTCGGGGCAGCCAGACCGGCAAAGCCCACCCGGCCCTCGGCGGGGCTTCCGTGGAAACCCTAACTGCCCCGGGGAAGGGGAGgagcaaacaaaacacaaaacggAGCTCTGGGAGTCGCGGTGGGCAGTCGGACTCCCGCGCGCAGGCGACCTCCGGGCCCTGCGCCCGCGGCCCCGACCGACCCCGCCCCCCACGGACCGCCCAGCCCCGCCccaagccccaccccccacaggtGCCCTCAACTCCACTTCCGGCCCTGGGAAGAGCCTCCGCGGCCCCCGCAGGTGTGCGCGCCCCTGTCGCCCTCACCCCCATCCTGCAGCGAAGCCCTTGAGACACCGCAGGAGGACCCCGAGGTGGAGCCGCCCTCCCCGCCAGAGGGACGCGCCCCCCAACCCGGGTCTGGTCGGACACGTGGCTCTTCGGCCCTGGGAGGGGCCAGGCGCCGGCCAAGGGCGGGCGCGGGGAGGTGTCTGCGCCCCGGGACCAGCTCCCGTTCGGGGTGGGGGGACGGATGCGGGCCGCTCCGAGACTGCGGGCGCTCCTGCGACACCTGGGCTCCTCAGAGGTACGGGGAGGTAGGGGGCAGGCCCGGACGCGGGGCTCCTGGCTCGTCAGCAGCGGCCGGGGGCTAAGGTCCCGGGTGGCCCTGGAGCTGGGGGGCGGACAGAGAGAGCTGGCCCCCGGGAGAACGAGCACCCCGGGGCCGGCCACCCACTGCTGGGACCCACTGGAAGGAGGCCCTCTGTGCGGAGACGCCCTTCATTGcctgggtggaggggaggggccccGGTAGGAGTGTGGGGCGGTGAGGGGCTGGCCCGCCTTGTTTATCAGTTTTCTTCCGCGGCTGACTCAGCGCTCCTgggcaccgccccccaccccacctccagggTCCAGCAGCCGGCTGGACTCTAGGCCTGCTGTCTCCAGGCCACTGTGGACACAAGGCTGGACCCTACGTGCCTACTCCTGTCCCTCTCTTGTGGCACAGGGCAGAGGTATGGAGCCGAGCATCAGCCCACTGACCACACACGTACTGGACACCACCTCAGGGCTTCCGGCCCAgggcctctgcctctgtctgtccaGGCTTGAGGACCAGGGCCAGCACTGGACCGACCTGAGGAAAAGGTAGGCTTGAGGTCTGGGCAGGACCTGAGTCCAGCCAGGGGACAAGAAGAACGCAGCCAGCCAGTGAGTGTGGGCACTGAGGTCAGATGGTGTTGCTGACCACTGGGCTATGGTCCCCTCGGCCTCACACACCCAGCGCCtctccctgagggcaggcctGGCTCAGGCCCAAGGTGTAACCCAAGGGCCTCCTTGTCACCGTGGTTAACAGATAACCTTGAGCCAGGCCACACGCTGGGCTCTTTACTTCTCTTCTTATTCTCACTCCTGCCCCAGGACAGGCCCTATAACTACCccttttatagatggggaaactgaggcagcaagAGGCAAGTAAACACCGCATCCCATGCCTCGCCTGGCAGCCCTGGGCGACAGCCCCAGGCTCAGGTTCTGCGGGGGCGGGCCCAGCCCAGGCCCGGCCTGGTCACGCTGGGACTGCCCCTGTGAGCCTCTGGTAGGAGGCAGGCtcccactgctggtgggagtgggtGGCCCCAGAGGGTCAGAGCCTGAGGGCATGCAGCCCATCCCCTGCCCTTCACCAACACTGGGCGTCCAGGTCCCATCTGAGAGGCCCGCTCAGGTCCTTAAAGAATCCTTGGAGTCCCCTGGAGAGTCAGAGAGACCCATTCCCAACCCCCAACAAACTGTGGTACAGGACAGAAACTTGAAATCACAGCTGGTGGGAACGGTGCCAGAGCTCTCCAGAGGTGATGGGGGGGGCACAAATCAGTAAGCAGAGCAACGGGCCCTCAGAGCCCCCCACTGGACACTCTGTGCAGTACAAACAGGCCACCGTGCGGCTGGGGTCTGGCTGTAGTTACTGGTCCAGAAAAGCCATACACACTGTATTAAATGAAAAGTACAAGTTATCAAACAATATGTAAAATACAATCCATTTTAGGGTATTTTTGCAAGTTTACAAATAAGCATAGTTATGTGTAGagaaattccagaaaaaaaatacatgccaaTATAAAGGGATTGTTGCTTATAAAataggtttggtttggttttttacttTTCTGCTTCTCTGTATTGGAGCTCTGTCTAAAAAGACAGTGCAGTGTCCCTGAGCTGCTCCAGAGCCCCAGGCCCCGGACTGTGTGCTGCTCCGGGGGTGTCCGAGGCCACTGGCCATGCACACCccagagagccaggcaggggcGACTCCTCCCCAATGCCTCCCTCCATCCTCCCCAGCTACACCGACTCGGACGGCCGCTGCCCGGGGCTCCTGCCGCCAGGCCCGATGAAAGCAGGCACCTACAAGCTGTCCTTTGACACCGAGGGCTACTGGAAGGAGAGGGGCCAGGAGAGCTTCTACCCATATGTGGAGGTGAGCTGACCCCCGGCtttctgcggggggggggggggctgctcccacccctcccacctctcccaGGGCGGGGACAGTGAGCTCACCTGCTTTGAGCTCCCAGAAGAAAGGTGTCCAGGGCCTTGACCACAACACCCCCGTCCCTGCCCTGTCCCCGGGGAAGGCTGTGGGGCGCAGGGCCATAAGTGACTCAGCCCCTGAGGACAAAGGCACTCAGCTGACGGTGTTCACCGTAGATCCTTTGGGTTCCTCAAGCCAATGGCTCTCCCTGGAGAGGATTCAGCCCCATCGCAGCCCTGGCCAGGTTTCCACTCTCCATGAGCTCCAGCTGGCTCCTGGGGCTCCAGCCCAAGATCCGGGCTGCCAGTGTGCTGCATACAGGCCCCTCACTCTCTTCTGGTGCCTTCTCTGCTTCTCAGGTGGTTTTCAACATCACCAACGAGACCCACAGATTCCACGTGCCCCTGCTGCTGAGCCCATGGTCCTACACCACGTATCGGGGGAGCTAGCAGCCAAGCCATCGCCTCTGGCCAGCTGCTGGCCTGTGAGCATCGATGCCACCCTGACAGCTCCCTGAGGGACCCCAAGAGAAGGCAGCAGTTCCCCTCCCTGAGGGGAATCTGACCCGCCCTCTCCAGTAGCAGCTGAGTCTCAGGCTCAATAAAGTCAGCACCAGCATGGCTAAGGCCACGGCAGCTCCTGGGCTCTGTGAGTCCTGCCCGGGCCCtgaggtggggaggtggagggTAAGCACAGACGGACAGACAGCAAGGAAGGGGGTGGTCAGGGTGCCATGGGCCCAGGAGGTGCCTCTCCTCCACACAGAAAGGCAGCGGGACACAGAGCAAATGTAGAAAACCTTCATTGGCAGACGATACAAATCTAAAAAACCAACAGCCCCTGTCCTTGGTGAAAGAGCAGGTCATCTGGGGAGCAGTCCTGGGCAGGTGCTAAGTTGGGGTGCTCACGAGTCCTGCAGGGCCCTGGCCCAGCGTCTGCCCAATCACAGCTGTCTCCAGAGGCTTGAAGCCCACATTGTCCAGAGGGATCCCAAAGGCCAGGAGCTTCGCCTCGTAGGTGCGCAGCAGGTCGTTGTGGGCCTGCAGGGTGAGAGCAGCGTTAGGAGGGAGAGGCCGACACCAAGGCAGACTCCAGCCCAGGCCCCCGCGGCTCTGGAGGCCACAGGAGGCTGGCAGTGGAAACCCGCACAGCGAGCCTTTACAGCAGCTCGCAGTAGGCCACACCTGGTCATGGGCGCTTTTATGTACATGAACTCAAGTAATTCACACTGGGAAATGCTGTCGTCATTCCTCTTtcaaagatggggaaactgaggcagaagacaCAGACTCAGCAGACCTGTGCACACTCCTGAGCACGCTCCTGGTTCTCTATCAGGCATTTCCCGATCAAACTGGTCATCCTTGACTTCCCGTGCACGTGCTCGACCTTACGGAGCCTCCCTGCTTTGTCTGTCTCCTGCCCCCCATCCCAGGAAGGCTAAGGCCTGGGCAGAGAGTGCTGGTGGGGCCAACGTGAAGCCAGGTTCCTGTTCCCCTCTCTGGAAAATGGCTATTTTCTGGAGAGTGGATTGCATCGGATGGTCGTGAGGGTTTGAAGAGCTGATGCGTGTGAAACGCTTAGAGCCGGGCCTGACTCAGATTAAAACTCAGAAGGGCTCATTATCCTCCCCATCATCAAGGGAACAGTGCTGGAGCTTGGAGCAGCGACTGCAAGGGTGAACTGCGGCCAAGCTCCAGAGAGAACCTGGGGGCTGGGCCCTGGCTCTCGCCCTTCTCTAGGGGGCAGACATTCCCCCAGACCTGCACACAGTAAATGGCCctaattttgtgtgtgtaaatACCACGGGATACCGCAGCAGCTAAAGGAAGGGCCCAGAGGGGCAGGGCCGAAGAGAGGCCCAGGGAGATCGGGTCACCATGGAGCCCAGCGCCAGTGGcaggccctgcctccctcctgggcTTCCACACCCCAAGGCATACAGACCCAGGAAGCCGGCCCCACCCTGCACATTTACAGGCTTATGTGAGTCACACTTATGGGGTGGCTTCTCAGGGGGAGTGTGTCCATGGGCAGCACTGTGTCTGCATTCCCCACAGGCAAAGCCCAGACAAGGCTGTGGCCTCCGCCACAGAGGCAGGACCTCCAGGGAGAGGGCCCAGGCCTCTCGGGTTCTCAGGGCCCTCACTGCCCTCCCCAACAGGAGGCCTCCATGCTCATGTGTGCATTTGGTGTGGATGGGGTGTGCAGCTTTCATCAGACTTACAAGGAGCGAGAAAAGTTTGGACTGACTCGTAGCTGTCCCCTCCGTGAAGGAAGCCCATCCAATCACCCCAGAGCCCAGGTCACCAAGAGCAAGGGTCACATGAGAGACAAGGACAGAGCGTGCTGGACAAACTGCCCTCACTTACCAGATAGCCACTGAGCAGACCCCGGAAGGGACACCAGAACAGTAGCTAGAGTTGTGGGGATGCAGCCCAGGCCACACACTGAGTGACCTGAAAAGGCCCAGACAGCCTCAGGCCATGTGTACCTCCAAGGTGTAGACAAGGTGGGGCCCCGAGAGGGGGCAGGGGCTCCAGGTACCTTGCAGACCCGGGCCAGCTCATACTGCAAGTCCTTGATGGTGCTGTTCTTTGATTCGAGAACGTCCTAGGGAGAGAAGGGTAGACCTGAGTTTGAGCCTATCTCTGGGCTGAGGCAGACAGGGATTGGTGGGGGTCTCGGGGCCCCAGCAGGAGATCTCAGCCATGCAGGAAATGGCGCTAGGGTCCACCAGTGTGTACATCCACACAGGCAGCAGCCGGCCAGTGTGGAAAGCTcttggaaggagaaagggaaaacaggGCCCGGCTCTCTCCAAGGAAACCGTCTAGATGGTGGGAAGggagaaacaaaggcagagaagCCAGGCCAACCAAGGTCCAGGGAGGGGCCCTCCTGGGAGGGTTCCTCTGGGCAAGCCAGGGGACGGACAAGAAAAGGCCCTGGCCCATGGTCACAGCTGCAGCGACCACTGTCGATGGGGTTGATTTGATCCCTCCATCAGGACTGCTGGCCGCAAAGCCTTACGCAGCCCCAGGACCAGCCGCCCTTCCCAACAGCAGAGGCAGGAAAGCTCTTCCGTTTCCAAAAGCGCCCTTGCTCTCTACCTGGCAGTGTTCACAAGTCAGGACAAGGAGTGAGACGGACCCCCGGTCTCCAGTGCCCGGTGCTGCCAGCCCGCACTATGCCCCCCATGGGGCAGCACCACCCCAGGCCCCAAGACCCTGTTCCAAGTGGCTCCAGCCCCACAGACCCTGCCGCCCGCCGAGCCGGCACGCGCCGCTGCCTGGAATGGTATCTGGTCTCAGCCAGAAAGAGACACCACGTCTCTGCAGCCTGCCCAGCTGTCCTCCGTCAGCAACATGTCTGGGAACGACAAGTCCTTCGTCCCACCTGCCTTCCCAGGGGGCTCTGTTTGATGCAGCCCACCACACCCAGAACACACCCATGGCTCCTCACCAGCCTCACACTCATGCACACCCAACACGCTTCGGAACTGCCCTGTCCAGCtggctctgccctcctccctcagctCTCCACTCCCCCCAACACCCAAGCAGCAAGGGGCATACACGTATACAATAGCACCTGGTGGGAGCTGAGAGCCTCAGGTCAAGGCCAGGTGGGCAGGAAGCCAGCCTGCAGTGtttcggcttttttttttttaaagatcgatttatctgagagagagagagaaaaggggtgcagagggcgagggagagacagaatctcaagcaaactccacgtggagcctgactcggggctcaaacCCACCACCCATGGGATCAGGCCCTGAGTGGAACCAAGAATCAGACAGATACGTAATCAAGTGAGCAACCCAGGCCCCCATAAAGGGCTTTATG contains:
- the LOC131818685 gene encoding cadherin-1-like, producing the protein MPAEKLPWNLVRGEPTQCQAIPASISPGTDVEFPPGRLSSSSPSHDTVIAKDRQVDSPWPTGRQQLRLQGSVAVASTTHRSTTAMASTTCFLLCLSATQLFAHGIPSSKGTPKIPQKLGLVVEGLHANKTLQQEAKERLGCPRQKRDWVVPPISIPENDRGPYPKTVAQVKSNKNKEIQVFYSITGRGADEPPCGMFIMDRETGWLKVTGPLDREQESHYVLFLHAVSSTGNAVEDPMETVITVRDQNDNRPEFTQAVFEGSVMEGAYPGTSVMQITATDADDHENTHNADIAYTILSQDPSLPHSNMFAINRDTGVISLLTTGLDQQSVPAYTLTVQAADLQGEGLHSTTTAVITVTQSNPSPPIFSPTQYVGEVFENKVGAGIVRLKVKDADTPGSPAWKVVFSILNDRAGLFTVTTDPKTNDGLLKTAKGLDFEATQRYILYVTAANTVPWAPSLPTATATVTVDVLDMNEAPVFVPPIKMVEVPKDVVVGQEITSYRARDPDSLQGQRIRYQMWDSPSHWLDINSETGVISTRASLHNDDMENHTFLAIVIAVDDGQPPATGTGTLLLTFSDPDSPTADSHCLSTCQRGPELPAGRGMEPSISPLTTHVLDTTSGLPAQGLCLCLSRLEDQGQHWTDLRKSYTDSDGRCPGLLPPGPMKAGTYKLSFDTEGYWKERGQESFYPYVEVVFNITNETHRFHVPLLLSPWSYTTYRGS